One Pristiophorus japonicus isolate sPriJap1 unplaced genomic scaffold, sPriJap1.hap1 HAP1_SCAFFOLD_2609, whole genome shotgun sequence genomic window carries:
- the slc35a2 gene encoding UDP-galactose translocator, translating into MAAAVAAEKERTAGGGEPESRSLSVNEKVKYASLIVLVLQNASVILCIRYVRTTPGNKFFSTSAVVMVELVKLCTCLLLLLGQKRGNVKDLAIYLYDSLIIQRMDTFKMAVPALIYTLQNNLQFVAISNLPAATFQVTYQFKILTTAVFSVLMLKKSLSRLQWASLLVLFVGIAIVQVTQEAGAGSLADRAPGQNYWVGLLAVVVSCNSSGFAGVYFERILKGSSTSVWLRNVQLGMFGTLLGLAAMWSKDGTAVAERGFFHAYTPMVWCVVANQAFGGLLVAVVVKYADNILKGFAASFSIVLSTVASVYLLDFHVDLHFALGAGLVIGAVYMYSLPKGAPPALSLPVGCQEQPNSCSTKLVAR; encoded by the exons ATGGCGGCGGCGGTGGCGGCGGAGAAGGAGAGGACTGCAGGCGGCGGGGAGCCCGAGTCCCGGAGCCTGTCGG TGAACGAAAAGGTGAAGTACGCCAGCCTAATAGTCCTGGTGCTCCAGAACGCCTCGGTCATCCTCTGCATCCGCTATGTCCGCACGACGCCGGGAAACAAGTTCTTCTCCACGTCCGCCGTTGTCATGGTGGAGCTCGTCAAACTCTGCACCTGCCTGCTTCTGCTGCTGGGGCAGAAAAGAG GCAACGTAAAGGACCTGGCTATCTATCTGTACGACAGCCTCATCATCCAGCGTATGGACACGTTTAAGATGGCCGTTCCTGCCCTCATCTACACACTGCAGAATAATCTCCAGTTCGTGGCAATCTCTAACCTCCCGGCTGCTACATTCCAG GTCACGTACCAGTTCAAGATCCTGACCACGGCCGTGTTCTCTGTGCTGATGCTGAAGAAGAGTCTGAGTCGGCTGCAGTGGGCGTCGCTGCTGGTGCTGTTTGTGGGCATCGCCATCGTGCAGGTGACCCAGGAGGCGGGCGCTGGGTCGCTGGCGGACAGGGCCCCCGGCCAGAACTACTGGGTGGGCCTGCTGGCGGTGGtggtctcctgcaactcctccggcTTTGCCGGAGTCTACTTCGAGCGCATCCTGAAGGGCAGCTCCACCTCGGTCTGGCTGCGGAATGTGCAGCTGGGGATGTTTGGCACGCTGCTGGGGCTGGCCGCCATGTGGTCGAAGGATGGCACAGCCGTGGCCGAGCGGGGCTTCTTCCACGCCTACACGCCCATGGTCTGGTGCGTGGTGGCCAACCAGGCCTTCGGAGGCCTGCTGGTGGCCGTGGTGGTCAAGTATGCCGACAACATCCTGAAGGGCTTCGCCGCCTCCTTCTCCATCGTCCTCTCCACCGTGGCCTCTGTGTACCTGCTGGACTTCCACGTGGACCTGCACTTCGCGCTGGGGGCCGGCCTGGTCATCGGCGCCGTCTACATGTACAGCCTGCCCAAGGGCGCCCCGCCCGCCCTCTCCCTGCCCGTCGGCTGCCAGGAGCAGCCCAACTCCTGCAGCACAAAGTTAGTCGCCCGGTGA